One Porphyromonas pogonae genomic region harbors:
- a CDS encoding outer membrane beta-barrel protein has protein sequence MKKGKKLEPLPGASIVLLSLPDSSHVKGVVSNKLGYFVFSNVPMGKNYCIKISHTSYVSIFKNVTVLTPRRYLVGTIEMQEKSIELSEVVVTPEQSTITQKGDTVLINTLDYKIRRGAYAGDLVKRISGLYYDSKNGSLTYNGLDIEEVNVNGEVFFGGNIKQALDNLPADMISRIKVYNKRSKADIAGGIDRGLEHYVIDLQTKKKFEGSIISSGKVGIGSNHKKSADLISNYFDSGGENFSISASMDNLNQNTTYDKNRTDLGALSVSHKFSPKISLNGNLQYKREREGRNSSAYTQNILSNNTQYTNSADESINTNKNLSGNVDLSYILNPRTQINFNVLFYNNKLHSHASSHAATFNAPPLLSLQDPFRDIDKVDKSIRVNDINARTSNRNKTDNYNVNFSINRKLSDKGVILTLGASMDYSHNESQNDADTRTIFYGFQKLLGHKDSLLVQHRSVLSPRRINSWIANATLVVPWSDKMQLQTFYSYTDRQEHEEGDTFDLINGNSIKIDSLNNASRSSLATNQIGVRFIFNNHKWNINASLSADPQKRRLKRRVGYHEVDTALRYCNFTPVLRLSWIPTKENRLSLTYSGYSNNPMLGLLVPITDNTNPLFVRKGNPALQRSFNHNLRMEFQDTKKSLFVNLNYRLEKNSIVQSVYLDTETGTRITMPVNLDGNWWLGGDIRWQKRWQKFILSLYSTGSIADRVGLIANESLGSTKNKSRIANIRSQFRLSYQPLWGSIEIMGATDYTKSINNAPYRRSFTTVLYDLGVDAFADLPFNLQLRTDMAYQIRKGSFLQGNTDNLLWNLGLSWNFLKANNAELAVYWADVLGRNRNFIRQSSSDGIYESYVQTIAGYVMISFKININRFK, from the coding sequence GTGAAAAAAGGCAAGAAGCTGGAGCCATTGCCCGGTGCGTCTATCGTGTTGCTTTCTTTGCCCGACTCTTCTCATGTAAAAGGTGTTGTAAGCAACAAATTGGGATACTTTGTTTTTTCCAATGTCCCTATGGGCAAAAACTACTGTATCAAGATCTCCCATACGAGTTATGTGTCTATTTTTAAGAATGTCACAGTACTTACCCCTCGCCGCTACCTAGTAGGTACTATAGAGATGCAAGAAAAGTCCATAGAGCTCTCTGAAGTGGTTGTTACACCGGAACAATCTACCATAACACAAAAGGGAGATACCGTGCTTATCAACACGCTTGATTATAAAATAAGAAGGGGAGCATATGCGGGAGATCTTGTGAAACGTATTTCAGGATTATACTACGACTCTAAAAATGGCAGCCTTACGTACAATGGTTTGGATATTGAAGAGGTGAATGTCAACGGCGAAGTTTTTTTTGGAGGCAATATCAAGCAAGCTTTAGACAACCTACCTGCAGATATGATAAGTCGTATCAAAGTTTATAACAAAAGGAGTAAGGCAGATATTGCCGGAGGCATTGATAGGGGACTGGAGCATTATGTAATAGATCTTCAGACCAAAAAGAAGTTTGAAGGTTCTATTATATCATCAGGTAAAGTCGGTATAGGCTCTAATCATAAGAAGAGTGCTGATCTTATCAGTAATTACTTTGATTCGGGAGGTGAAAACTTCTCTATCTCCGCTTCTATGGACAATCTCAATCAGAATACAACATATGATAAAAATCGCACTGATTTGGGTGCATTGAGTGTGTCCCATAAATTCTCCCCAAAGATATCTCTCAATGGAAATTTACAATACAAACGTGAACGTGAAGGACGTAACTCTTCTGCATATACACAGAATATTCTAAGCAATAACACACAATATACCAACAGTGCGGACGAATCCATCAATACTAATAAGAATTTGAGTGGAAATGTAGATTTGTCATATATTTTAAATCCCAGAACGCAAATTAATTTTAATGTTCTTTTCTATAACAACAAATTACACTCCCATGCTTCAAGCCATGCTGCCACATTCAATGCTCCTCCTTTACTTTCTCTTCAAGATCCCTTTAGAGATATTGATAAGGTAGACAAAAGCATTAGAGTCAATGATATCAATGCTCGTACATCAAACCGTAACAAGACTGACAACTATAATGTGAATTTCAGTATAAACAGAAAACTTAGTGACAAGGGGGTAATTCTTACTTTGGGTGCAAGTATGGATTATTCTCATAATGAAAGTCAAAATGATGCCGATACACGCACTATCTTTTACGGATTTCAAAAGTTGTTGGGGCACAAAGATTCTTTACTAGTTCAGCATCGGTCCGTATTATCGCCACGTCGTATCAATTCATGGATAGCAAATGCTACATTGGTGGTTCCCTGGAGTGACAAGATGCAGTTGCAAACTTTTTACTCCTACACCGATAGACAAGAACATGAAGAGGGAGATACATTTGACTTAATCAATGGAAACAGTATAAAAATCGATAGTCTCAACAATGCAAGTAGAAGTAGCCTTGCAACTAATCAGATAGGAGTGAGATTTATTTTTAATAATCATAAATGGAATATCAATGCTTCACTTTCCGCCGATCCTCAAAAACGTAGGCTAAAACGTAGAGTCGGTTATCATGAGGTGGATACTGCTTTGAGATATTGCAACTTTACCCCTGTTTTGCGCTTGTCATGGATACCAACTAAAGAAAACAGATTGAGCTTGACGTACTCAGGATATAGTAATAATCCCATGCTGGGATTGCTTGTCCCCATTACAGATAATACCAATCCACTTTTCGTCAGAAAGGGCAATCCTGCCTTGCAGAGAAGTTTTAATCATAATCTTAGAATGGAGTTTCAGGATACCAAGAAATCTTTGTTTGTAAACCTGAATTATAGACTTGAAAAGAATAGTATAGTGCAATCAGTTTATCTTGATACAGAGACAGGAACTCGTATAACTATGCCTGTAAATCTAGATGGTAATTGGTGGTTGGGCGGAGATATTCGTTGGCAGAAGCGCTGGCAAAAGTTTATTCTATCTTTATACTCTACGGGTAGCATAGCTGATAGAGTAGGGCTTATTGCGAATGAATCTTTAGGATCAACTAAGAATAAAAGTCGAATAGCAAATATCCGTTCTCAATTTCGCCTATCGTACCAACCATTGTGGGGTAGTATAGAAATTATGGGCGCGACAGACTATACAAAATCTATAAATAATGCTCCCTATAGACGATCTTTTACTACAGTTCTATATGATTTGGGTGTAGATGCTTTTGCTGATTTGCCTTTTAATCTTCAACTGAGAACTGATATGGCATATCAGATTAGAAAGGGAAGTTTCTTACAAGGTAATACTGATAACTTATTGTGGAATTTGGGGCTTTCATGGAACTTCCTCAAAGCAAACAATGCAGAGTTAGCAGTCTATTGGGCAGATGTACTGGGGAGGAATCGGAATTTTATTCGTCAGTCAAGCTCTGATGGTATATATGAGTCTTATGTGCAAACAATTGCAGGTTATGTAATGATTTCTTTTAAGATTAATATTAACAGATTTAAATAA
- a CDS encoding leucine-rich repeat domain-containing protein — MKKFINLFYPFILGATLLVSCKDEKKEPSPVTPPIEIVSPEFKAALQSKGFNFDNKGRLLVDEKVKSTTKLDLSNSKLKELKGLELFPKLEEVNLSNNKFEKEFDFSSLPHTVVSVDLRNNPLYEFKGLVDVKTQENGDEIVKVLRPLKKLYLPHTAQYDCNQLVYVYEQNKNGSLDMQIQNNKNELVKYTTKREVPDANVRKELKKQFPSLFDGESIDISKRMIKALERDGGIELMSRKNGPFYDDFTGVEYVIHNRTYNGRSISLTSTGKKENVMPYLKINSKITLLALENIDTPNGIDLSNATSLVQYVLINNKDITTLDVSASKWLGQRNAKEEFNILANASFLKAENCPKLTEIKFPKAAKYLCCLYAVNLPMLKEVDLTQFDVMYSLDLIKLSSNTSIKYLSPKKFMKSIEQEPCDDGTMYVKVSEDISNRPETKAFLQKYSKNCKVSVVK; from the coding sequence ATGAAAAAATTTATCAACCTATTTTACCCATTTATTCTGGGTGCAACTTTATTGGTGTCATGCAAGGATGAAAAGAAAGAGCCATCACCTGTAACGCCCCCTATTGAAATTGTGAGCCCTGAATTCAAAGCTGCTCTACAGAGTAAAGGTTTTAATTTTGATAACAAGGGTCGTTTATTAGTTGATGAAAAGGTGAAGAGTACCACAAAGCTTGATCTTTCAAATTCTAAACTCAAAGAATTGAAAGGGCTGGAGCTGTTTCCCAAATTAGAGGAAGTAAATCTATCTAATAATAAATTTGAAAAAGAATTTGATTTCTCTTCATTACCTCATACTGTTGTTTCTGTAGATTTACGAAATAATCCTTTATATGAATTCAAAGGACTTGTAGATGTAAAAACACAGGAGAATGGTGATGAAATAGTCAAAGTACTTCGTCCTCTCAAAAAGTTGTATCTCCCTCATACAGCTCAATATGATTGCAATCAGCTAGTGTATGTGTATGAACAAAATAAGAATGGTTCATTGGATATGCAAATTCAAAATAACAAAAATGAACTTGTAAAGTATACTACCAAAAGAGAAGTCCCTGATGCTAATGTACGTAAGGAGCTGAAGAAGCAATTCCCTTCATTGTTTGACGGTGAATCCATAGATATCAGTAAACGTATGATAAAAGCTTTGGAACGAGATGGAGGTATCGAGCTCATGAGTAGAAAGAATGGCCCTTTTTATGATGATTTTACCGGCGTGGAGTATGTGATTCATAACAGAACATATAATGGTCGTTCAATAAGCCTTACCAGTACGGGCAAAAAAGAGAATGTAATGCCTTATCTCAAAATCAATTCTAAGATAACCTTGCTTGCTCTTGAAAATATTGATACTCCGAATGGTATAGATTTATCCAATGCTACATCCTTAGTTCAATACGTATTAATCAATAATAAAGATATTACAACACTTGATGTCTCTGCATCAAAGTGGCTGGGACAAAGAAATGCAAAAGAGGAATTTAATATATTGGCAAATGCAAGCTTCTTGAAGGCCGAAAATTGTCCTAAACTTACAGAAATAAAATTCCCTAAAGCTGCCAAGTACCTTTGCTGCTTATATGCTGTGAATCTCCCTATGTTAAAAGAAGTTGATTTGACACAGTTTGATGTTATGTACTCTTTGGACTTGATCAAACTTTCTTCTAACACCTCTATCAAATACCTTTCGCCTAAGAAGTTTATGAAAAGTATTGAACAAGAGCCGTGTGATGATGGTACAATGTACGTTAAAGTATCGGAAGACATATCAAACAGACCGGAAACCAAAGCTTTTTTGCAGAAATACAGTAAAAACTGCAAAGTGTCTGTGGTAAAATAA
- a CDS encoding DUF4903 family protein, giving the protein MLRTRKQNLYQTFFSVLVLGCIFFSCTDDQKISKQPVSADYISEAKKVLQDSIVFNARAMMGTVNKTQLPQGCPMKYHFSWNGDILNMKINKFTVGTMPVTMWFSINLKFMRLNSWEKNEYPGDEWMKFEGNGGLVKYTANGIDPSYDDGDGGAGTVTGYFNYKTMEIEFVTSFNVLNVTSDVFKQKIDKSRIAHFDEDFAKFERDLEKYKKDNGL; this is encoded by the coding sequence ATGTTAAGAACGAGAAAACAAAATCTTTATCAGACTTTCTTTTCAGTTTTAGTATTGGGCTGTATTTTCTTTTCATGTACAGATGATCAAAAAATAAGCAAACAGCCGGTTTCTGCCGATTATATCAGCGAAGCGAAGAAAGTACTGCAAGATAGCATCGTGTTTAATGCGAGAGCGATGATGGGAACTGTAAATAAGACACAGTTGCCTCAAGGTTGTCCAATGAAATATCATTTTTCTTGGAATGGTGATATATTGAATATGAAGATTAATAAGTTTACGGTAGGCACTATGCCCGTAACTATGTGGTTTTCTATTAATCTTAAATTTATGAGGCTTAATTCATGGGAGAAAAACGAATATCCCGGTGATGAGTGGATGAAATTTGAAGGAAATGGAGGCTTGGTAAAGTATACGGCCAATGGTATAGACCCATCATATGATGATGGTGATGGTGGAGCCGGTACCGTAACTGGATATTTCAATTATAAAACAATGGAAATAGAATTCGTTACAAGCTTCAATGTATTGAATGTAACATCCGATGTTTTCAAACAAAAAATAGATAAATCAAGGATAGCTCATTTTGATGAAGATTTTGCGAAGTTCGAACGTGATTTGGAAAAATACAAAAAAGATAATGGCTTATAG